The genomic window TCCAGCCCAGGGCGGCGCGGGCCAGAACACCTGGCAATGGAAGAATGCGGAAGTCGATACGCTGCTGAAGCAGGGTGCCGAGATATTCGTGCCGGAAGAGCGCAGGAAGGTCTATTTCAAGATCCAGGAACTGGTGCGCGACGAGTTGCCCTTCCTGCCGCTCCATCAGTTCACCGACCTGCGCGGCTACAAGACGGGTATCGAAGGTTTCGAGCCTAATGTGAACGTCCGGATCGATGACTGGAACGTTGGCACCTGGCGCTGGAGCTGAGCGCTCGCCGGGCCTTTCGGCCCGGCAACCCCCTCCCCGATGTCCATGAAAACGGAGAGCCGCGTTGCTAAGGTTTCTGCTGAACAGGCTAGGTCAGAGTCTGATCCTGTTGCTGGTCGTGTCGCTGATAGGCTTCAGCGTACTGATGCTGGCGCCCGGCGGCCCCATGTCGAAATTCGCCCTGACGCCTGGAATCGGCAAGGCGGACCTCGACCGCATCGCTCACCAGATGGGGCTCGATCGTCCCATTCTGGTCCAGTATGTCGACTGGTTATGGAATCTCGTTCGCGGCGACTGGGGCGTCTCCTTTCGCGACGGCCGTCCGGTGCTTTCGATCATCGGTGAACATCTGTTCGCAACCCTGCTGCTGATGGGCAGCTCAACGGTGATCGCCATCGGTCTGGGAACATGGATCGGCATGAAGAGCGCCATTCGGCGTTATTCCATCTTCGATTACACGGCAACAGTCGGCACCATGATCGCCCTGTCCATCCCGACCTTCTGGTTCGGCCTGGTCGCAATCTACATATTCTCGCTGGAACTCGGTTGGTTTCCCGCCGGCAACATGTACACGATCGGCAACCAATCGGTCCTCGACTATCTCCACCACCTCGTCCTGCCGGCAATCGTGCTTGCGCTGGTCAACATCGCCATCTGGAGCCGCTATATGCGCGCCTCCATGCTGGAGGCGATCGGCCAGGAATTCGTCAAGACGGCGCGCGCCAAGGGCGTCCCGGAACGGGTCATCATGCGCCGCCATGTCGCGCGCAACGCCCTGCTGCCGATGATCACGCTGGCGGGAATGCAGATCCCGCAACTGCTTGGCGGAGCGCTGGTTGCCGAAACCGTCTTCACTTGGCCGGGTATGGGGCGGCTGTTTCTCGATAGCCTCGGCTACAGCGACTATCCGGTGATCATGGGACTACTGATGTTTTCAGCCATTCTCACCATTCTCGGAAGCTTCATGGCCGATGTCCTGACAGCACTTGTAGATCCGCGCATACGGCTTGCCTGAGGAGCGCTTCATGACCACCACCGCAGATGTCATTTTGCCGCCGCGTCCGCAAAACCGGGTTCTGAAGCGCTTCCTGCGCCACCGGCTGGCGGTTTTCGGGCTCGCCGTCATCGTCGCGCTCACGCTGGCCTGCATTTTTGGCCCCTTTCTGGTTCCCTACGACCAGCTCTATATCGACCTTCGCGCCCGCAATGTCCCGCCATTGACCGGCGGCCACATTTTCGGCACTGACCCGCTGGGACGCGATGTGGCAGCCCGGCTGTTCATGGCCGGACGGGTTTCGCTTTCCGCCGGCGTGGCGGCCATGCTGTTGTCCACCATTATCGGCGTGCTTGTCGGCACGATATCCGGTTTTTACGGCGGCCGCACCGGCGCCGTTCTCATGCGGATCGTCGATGGATTTCTCGCCTTTCCCGGCGTCTTCCTGATGCTGACGCTCGCCGCCTTCGTGCATCCGAGCCCGTTCATGATCACCGTCATCATCGCCGCGACCAGCTGGATGCAGGTGGCACGGGTGGTCGATGCCGAGGTCCGCTCGCTGCGCAACCGCGAATTCGTCCTGGCGGCGACCATGCTCGGCCTGAGGCCAAACCAGGTCATGTTCCGTGAAATCCTGCCGAACGTGATGGGGCCGATCATCGTCTCGGCAACACTGACCATCGCCAACGCGATCCTGCTGGAAGCCTACATCTCCTTCCTCGGCTATGGCATCCAGCCACCGCTTCCCTCCTGGGGCAACATGCTGAACGGCGCCCAGCAATATCTGGCGACGGCCCCCTGGCTTGCCATCGTGCCCGGCGTGGCAATCACATTGGCGGTGACGGGGTTCAACTTCGTTGGCGACGGGTTGCGCGATGCGCTCGATGTGCGTGGAGATGCAAAATGACCCCACTCACCTCTCCATCCGTTTGCAAGCCGGAGACGCACGTGACACCCGTTTTGACCGTTGAAAACCTGACCGTTGCATTGCCCGCGGCAGCCGACCGCAAACATGCGATCAGCGACATTTCCTTTACCCTTGATGCCGGAGAAATTCTCTGCATTGTCGGTGAATCCGGATCGGGCAAATCGGTAACGGCGAACGCCGTCATGGGGCTTCTGCCACCGGCGCTGAAAATCGAAAGCGGGAAAATCCGTCTGCATGACCGGGAAATCCGCGACCTGAGTGCCACGGAGCGGGCCCGGCTGAATGGCCGCGTCGTCTCGATGATCTTTCAGGACCCGCTGTCGGCGCTCAATCCGCTGATGACCGTCGGTCAACAGATCGAGGAGGTTATGCAGACCCATGGCGACGCCACGTTCTCCGGAGCGGTTTCAGACGAGGCGAATACCGGTTCATCGCCCGGAATAGCGTTAAATCGCTCTGATCGCCGCGCCCGGGTCATCGAATTGCTGGACATGGTTGGCCTGCCCAACCCGCAGGCCATGGCGCATCAGTATCCGTTCAGGTTGTCCGGCGGCCAGCGCCAGCGGGTGATGATTGCCATGGCGTTGGCGCTGGACCCCGACCTGCTGATTGCCGATGAACCGACCACCGCGCTCGATGTCACCACTCAGGCCCAGATACTCGACATCATTGGCCGGCTGCAACGGCAAAAGAAAATGGCGGTGATGTTCATCACCCATGATTTTGGCGTGGTCGCCGATATCGCCGACAAGGTGATCGTGATGGAAAAGGGGCATCTCATCGAACAGGGAACGGCGCAGGCCGTGCTTCGTGCGCCGCGCGAACCCTATACCCAGCGATTGCTGGCGGCGATCCCGACGATGCGGACCGAAGCGCGCG from Martelella sp. NC20 includes these protein-coding regions:
- a CDS encoding ABC transporter permease produces the protein MLRFLLNRLGQSLILLLVVSLIGFSVLMLAPGGPMSKFALTPGIGKADLDRIAHQMGLDRPILVQYVDWLWNLVRGDWGVSFRDGRPVLSIIGEHLFATLLLMGSSTVIAIGLGTWIGMKSAIRRYSIFDYTATVGTMIALSIPTFWFGLVAIYIFSLELGWFPAGNMYTIGNQSVLDYLHHLVLPAIVLALVNIAIWSRYMRASMLEAIGQEFVKTARAKGVPERVIMRRHVARNALLPMITLAGMQIPQLLGGALVAETVFTWPGMGRLFLDSLGYSDYPVIMGLLMFSAILTILGSFMADVLTALVDPRIRLA
- a CDS encoding ABC transporter permease — encoded protein: MTTTADVILPPRPQNRVLKRFLRHRLAVFGLAVIVALTLACIFGPFLVPYDQLYIDLRARNVPPLTGGHIFGTDPLGRDVAARLFMAGRVSLSAGVAAMLLSTIIGVLVGTISGFYGGRTGAVLMRIVDGFLAFPGVFLMLTLAAFVHPSPFMITVIIAATSWMQVARVVDAEVRSLRNREFVLAATMLGLRPNQVMFREILPNVMGPIIVSATLTIANAILLEAYISFLGYGIQPPLPSWGNMLNGAQQYLATAPWLAIVPGVAITLAVTGFNFVGDGLRDALDVRGDAK
- a CDS encoding dipeptide ABC transporter ATP-binding protein translates to MTPLTSPSVCKPETHVTPVLTVENLTVALPAAADRKHAISDISFTLDAGEILCIVGESGSGKSVTANAVMGLLPPALKIESGKIRLHDREIRDLSATERARLNGRVVSMIFQDPLSALNPLMTVGQQIEEVMQTHGDATFSGAVSDEANTGSSPGIALNRSDRRARVIELLDMVGLPNPQAMAHQYPFRLSGGQRQRVMIAMALALDPDLLIADEPTTALDVTTQAQILDIIGRLQRQKKMAVMFITHDFGVVADIADKVIVMEKGHLIEQGTAQAVLRAPREPYTQRLLAAIPTMRTEARAPVSAAAPVVLDVRNLKKCYRSGGGFFGRQSLIQAVDDVSLTLRKGETIGIVGESGSGKSTLGRMVMKLLDSDSGQIILDCEDAVSMPESRFRQKRPYIQMVFQDPFASLNPRHTIERSLVCGPMSFGMPHREAHANAVRLLNRVELPEHALERYPHEFSGGQRQRIGIARALMFNPVLLVADEAVSALDVSIQAQVLQLLDEIQQETRIAMMFITHDLRVASQICDRIAVLRRGRLVELAPAHELFSAPRDAYTKSLVEAIPGWGGR